Below is a window of Syngnathus typhle isolate RoL2023-S1 ecotype Sweden linkage group LG12, RoL_Styp_1.0, whole genome shotgun sequence DNA.
TCATCCCTGATCCCAGAGTTACAAAAAAAGATGTGGCTCACCTGTCCTGAATGTTCCCCTTTGGCCCACACATACGCTTGATAATCTTTGTAGTGCCTGAATCCAACCTGTTGGCAGACATAAAGTGACGACACGGGCAATCTAAAGAAAATGCAAAACGACGCTTCTTACTCTACCTTGTATATTGCTACCCAGTCCCACGAGCTGCGATGATAATTAGACGCAAATGTGAACTTGACTGTGGCATCGGAGACTTTGAACCACTCCTTGTTGGCCTGCATCTCCACCAGAGGCATGTCCACCCTGAATGGGAACTGCGACATAGACGCTCAAACAGTACTCTCCAAAAAACAATATGGCTGCCATCTTCAAATTTGTCAGGTACTCACATGGAGGGAAAACATGGCCGACACGGGCTTGTGATCGCTGATGGTGAAGGCCATATGGCTCTTGTACGTGTGCTGCGTCACTTTGGTCGCACCACCCAACCAGGAGGTCAGACCTCTCTGAAGTGCCGCATTGTGGGTCGGAACCGGGGAGCCGGTGTGGCGGAGGCGCCAGAGGATCCGATCGGTCCACGCGGGCTTCCTCTTTTTAGCACTTAACCACACGTGGAAACATTTAAAACGATGTTTAGGGGAAATGAAAGGGTAAAGTTCTGATTCATACAAATGATTAAAGACGGACCTTGTGTCGTAGGTGTGTGTGCCTACATCAAACTTATACGTAGGTGGGAATTTTAGCGGCCCCTCCAAGAAACCTTCCAGGATGGATTCTGTGCTTTTTGCCATGTTGAGCTGAGCAAaagataatttaaaaaatcacaTCAGGTTAGCAAGGCTACTTTACTGCCATCTGCTGTTTTAAACAGTTCCTCCAAAAAAAGGCTGTTTAATTTCTTTCCCAGTAAAGTTTATTGGTGAAtttaaaaacaccacatcaCTTTTAATgtccactagcttaatgctaacatgatGATGCTCACCTGATCTCGCTCCCACAGCATAGGGAGTTTATTGCTATCAATTGCACCTTTCACCACATGGATGTCGTAGTCTTCAATCCGGAAATTCAAATCCCCGAACCAAAACACGACGCTAGGAAAGCACAAAATATGATGTCATATTCCACCATTTATTTTTGCATATTTGAAAATAGATGATGCACGCAAACCCACTCGTGATCCAGCACCCCGGTGGCAGTTCCTCCTtcaaactgctgctgctgcaagatGCTTTCAAAGTCCTCCATCCTCTGCTCCAGGTTCCTCATATGAGCGGGCAGGTGGCAGTTGAGAAAGCACACGGGGTGTCCAAACAAGGTCATCCTTGCACTCACGCCACCTTTGTTACCCTGCAGGTGGCGCCACAGAGCAGAAACGTTGTGAATAGGAGCAAAAGTATCAACAAATCCTCAaactcattattttttttaacagtttatgctcattttaaaatgtcatgGAATTCATTCCATTTAGAATAACTTTCTGCCGACTTATTTTGAAAGCGGCGAGCTAGACGCCTGCTGCAGCACTGACCTCAAAAAGAAGGAGACTGCAGCATCACGCTGGTGTGACGCCGACATCAACACTGAAGGTCACGCACGCTCTGACATAGCCATACTTACACACGCGAACACCTGCTGGCGTGCTCCACTTTCGTGCTCGTTAATCGTACTGATGCTCCCCACGCGACGGCAAATTGAGTAAAGTCATAAATCCAAGAGCAGCGCGGCACGTACCCAACATCCGCCCAGGCCTGTGCGAGTGCTCTGTGTCTGCACGCCTCGGAGGAACGGAAGATGGACGAATTTGGAGAAGACCAGCAAGAGCACGCCCTGCATCCGTTGAGACGCCACCTATAGATAAATTCACACACAatattgaatttttttcccATTGTATAAAATAGATTACATATAGATTGGAGCTGATGTGACCAACCAGGACATATCCAAAGGGACTGAGCGTGTCCATGAGGAGCTCACTCCACTGGTCTGAGAAAAGAGCATCCTTCAGCCGCTTGTTGATCATTGAGTTCACTTCCTGgagcctgagaaaaaaaaaaaaaaaaaggtcacctATGGAGGGAGAGATGAGCGAGTGGGCACCTTGGCATAGTCCACCCACTTACCCAATGACAAACATGTCAACACTCCCATCTGACACATTGGGTCCAAACAGAGCGCTGACATCATCCGGTGGGACGGCCGAGCCCACGTTCCATGTGGCGATGTAGACTCTGTGAAAAGAGCACACGCCGCGTTAGCTTTCAGTCATGTGATTAATCCCTCTTTTTACCTCGGTGATGGAAAAAGTGTTCCCTGTGCATGTCTTACATAACACAAATCCAGAAAAGACAGTACTTCTCAGACCTGATGCTATCTAATCCATCCACTACTATCATGTTGCTAAGTAATATATAGTATATTGTAGCAGCCACTATCAAAGTTTTAGGCCCCTATGTTGTTGTTCTCCCTCTAAAGCAAGGTGCACGGCATTAAAACGTTCTGCTTCTGTTTATGGGCAAGCGAGCCGATGGGAAGACTGCCAAGTGGATTTTATGCGGCGTCATCACTTTCTCAGCAAAAAGCTTTTAGAGAAAAGAGCCGCTATGATTCATATGGTGCCTTTGGGCGCATAGTAGCTTGCTTACTGCTGCTGCATTCAAGCACAACACGGAGCCTTGTACAAACAATGGCTAGACAGACTACTTAATAGTAGTGATTCGAAAATAAAGATTCAAATTTTCTTCATGAACTAGTTGCGTTTTTAACTAGTTTAGAAGTACACTAATTTGCCATTTCTGAAACCCCCTTTATTtaaaccaacagtgccatctagaggattcataaaatacaacaactggttcatgaagcaaatttgaagcttcattttcccttcATTAATTAACACACAAATGTGAATAGAGATATAAACCGATAATCTCACCTGAAGTCATCGTTGTCACCACTGGACTTGTCACTCTGCGCTTGTGTTGTATTGCCAGCTGGTGGCGGACTGAGACTAGATTTGGGGCTAAGGGGGTTTTGTGGACTACGAGGAGACACCAAGGACTCTGACGGGGAACAGGGCAGGACTTTGGCACTTTGAGGTGCTGGGATGCAAACCGGCATCAAATCTATATCCTTAGGTGGAACCATGATGGGTCTAGGAGGAGGTTTAGCCCCGAGGGCGGTGGGTCTCGGTCGGCTTATGTTGGTCAGCGCCACAGGAGCCGACCCGTATTTACTTTGTATTAAGTCTCTCGCTGCAGGAGGGTTTTGCGTAAGGTGGTTGTCCTGCGCAATCTCAGGTGGTCCTCGGGGTGGCCCTAGATCTTGTCTGGTTTGTGCACAGGGTCCAGGCTGCATTTTGTGACCATGAGGGAGTGCCTTGGATGGGTTCTGCCTTGTGCGATTCATCGGcctgcacaaaacaaacaatcaaACACTGGGAAACACCAAGAGTTGTCTTTCTGGTTTTAATTGTGCAGTAAAGGAGAAATTGAATTGAGCGCAAGTTCTACAAGGTCCTTTGAATGACACCACAGCTGCTGCCCCATTTTCACACACAACTATTAAACGAGAAAAATGTACTTGCTGCTTCACTAATAATGAGACAAATAAAATCTGATCatatttaacattttctttACTGGTCATCCTATTCGGGTTCCAGGGAAGTCTACTCTAGCTGACCTTTATTCGCAACACCTAAAGCTTTTGTTGATTCCAAACATAGAACCATAAAACTCTGAGACAATGGTGCTAACCACAAGTCCGAGCGTACTGCCTTGTCGTgtccaattatgtttttttttttaatatgacgCCACCAACCTATTCCCCAGACATCCTCTGATGATGCCATCATGAGTCTGCAAATGGAGGTTGAGGAATTAAGTTTGGACCTCTATCTTGTTCCCAAGCAATGTTAATTAGAGCCTGACCTCCTTTTGAATGGCAATGGAGGACAAATGCATTGAGGTTGAGCTCAGACAGTTCAAAAGGGAAAAACTCACCGCTACCGTCACCCTACAACCATCACCACTCTTTTGTTTACTAGAACATCATTTAAATTATTCACAATATCCAAATTAGCATCCAGAAAGCCTCATATCCATCATCAACATAGCACTATTGTCACTGCAAAGGCAGACTTTTAAATATAGCTTCAAATAGATTCTCATGACAGAGTGATGTTgaaattgaaacaaaaatattgATATATATGTCCTACCTTTTTTCAAGGTGAAGCTCCGAGTGCAGCTCATAAATTCCTTATGGAAGGACGGAGGATCGGacgggagagagcgagagacaggTGGTGTTGGTGGTACGCGGGCCACCCGGACAGTTGGCGGTCACGTGATATTATGCATGTTGAATGATGGTGTTGGTGATGATGGGGGAGGATTGAAGATGATCCGACTTAATATTGCCCCGTGCAGCTGGACACAGCATCCTGCGCGTCATCCCCACCTTGCTCCACCTCTCTCGCTCCATACTCTCCTATGACGCATGCATCTCATATACAGGAGAGATCTTCATCCTTGCCCTAAAATCCTTAAATCGTGCATATTTGAGAATGGAGAAAATATAACTGATCGGAAAATGAGACGGTATGTCAATATTCTAAAAATAACATATATGTATTTAAACGATGCAGTAATGGCTGCCGTTAATCAAACACGAATTTTCGCACTGATTGAATTGAACCTTCTCGCTTACTGTACGCACTCagtacatggggggggggggcgtgtgtgTTTAATAAATAAGATGCAATCTTGTAGAAATACGGTTTTAATTTCATTAattttttgtctttattgtgTTATGTGTGTGACAAAAATATTGACTTGTATCTCGTGGTATTTTCGTTTGGGAAAATCgaactgatttttattttctctttataCACAACAAATGAGTAAATTAATCTGGATATCAATTTTAGTACTTCtatattaaaatgaaaatcaatTTTAATGGCCGCTTCTAAGTGTTACACTTCGTAGACAGTTAATTTGTTACatacaataaatataaataacatttattatttttgtcaggTTACAGAAAGAGTAAAAAATATTAGAAACCGGTATCAATATGACGCGATGGCGTTTCCAGTTATATTCTACACTAACAAGTGACGTCTGCGTCGTAACGGACATATATAGTCATTAAtaagtcattgtgttaatacGAATGTCGCTCAGTGAATTTGCGTGTGAGAATACGTCACGCGGCACTGCAGTGCATGCACAAAACGATTGAGCAGACAAATGTTGTTCTTTATTCGGAACTGTTTTAATTTGGTTTATGTGTAGGATATGCAAATGGTTTTCATAAACTATACTGTAATCATGATTAAACTACAGCGTTAGCGTATCTTAGTGATAAAGAGTACGATGTGTTACGTACAAGTTAAGTCGGTGTCGTAGGAACGTAACTCCGAACTAGTTTTTCATTGTTGCGCGTGGGACGACCCAAACCAATCAAGAGTAAACGTAAGCGAATTATTATCCTCTATTATTAGatataaatgttttttcatGCAACTATTCACTGTAATTATGACTACAAAAGCGTCGACTGTGGTTAAAGACAGATTGCAAGTTGCAGAAACAGAAAGTGGCGTAAAAAACGTCACCCGACACTTGGCTCAAGAAAAACCAACAAGAGGTAAAAGTAAGGAATTGGTCTTTTCGTTTGTAGCTGTATTATTTGTGCATAATTATATCCCCGAAGCTTCTTTATTACACGCTAGTTACTGCATGACATAGCGTAGGTTATGTTGTATTAAGTTACGTCAGTGTCGTAGCAATGAACTCGGAATACGTAGTCGCGTTGTGACTCAAGAGCAAGTTACGGGCCTCACTTTCCGCCATTCGCCATTTTGGTGTGCTATGCGTGCATTAatacttttttcccccttctgtaTTGACTTTCTAGCCGTCGTCATGCCTCGCAAGGGCAAGGTAGGATCATCCGACGGGCGCCCTTCgaagaaaaggaaagccattACCATGGAGGTGAAATTAGACATCGTAAAGCGATCGAAACGGGGAGAAACGCCGACGAACATCGGGCGCGTTCTCGACTTAAGCCGCTCTACCGTAGCGACTATCATTAAGGATCAAGATCGCATCTTGGAACACGTCAAGGCATCTCCGCACATGAAGTCGACCATAATAAGCAAGCAGTACAGCGGGCTAATGATGGAGATGGAAAGACAACTAGTGATTTGGCTGGATGATCGGCACCAGCAGCGTCTCCCCGTGAGCCTCGTGTTGATCCAACAAGAGGCGAAGCGTCTATACGAGACGCTAAAAAGTCAAAAGGGGGAAGGCAGTGAGGAGAAATCATTTGTGGCCAGTCGAGGTTGGTTTATGCGATTTAAAGCTCGCGCTAATTTGCGTAACCTCCGAGTGGAAGATGAACCAGCCAATAACGAGAACGAAGCAGGGAGTGATTTCCCCACTGCCTTGGCGGAGACAATTAGGGAAGGGGTGAATAAGTGTTGTGCTCAACAAGTACTGGGCGAGGGTTTGTTCTCGAATCCCCCGTTAATCAATAAGATGGAGACAGAACCGAGACAGAACGCGGGAGAGGACACACTGACTCCAAAGTTCACATGCAAGAGCTTGGCAGCAGGTTTCTTACTGATAGAAGAAGGCTTGTTAAAGTTCAAGGCAGAGGACACCGACACGGCGAGATACGCAAGGGTCTTCAAGGGGGTCATGGATAACCTACGGTGTTACAAGGACATTtgggagaaggagaagaaggtcTCCTTCCAGTCAAACCTGGAGCGGTTCTTCAAGATGGTAGAGAGGCCCACATCGGATCCCACACTGGATCCCGTAGCGGATCCCGAACCCTCGACGTCATCGACTCCGTCACCTCCCGTGGCCTCTTCATCTCCTACGAAAAAGTGAAGAGGCTTGAAACAGTACCTGTACTCGCCACCTGATCTGGTTCTTCACCTCCTCTCGTGCCTTCTTCGCCATCTGTACCTCCTGTGACCTCTACAGCAAGCTCCTCCCCTTTCCTAGCTCACGATGTGCATGCTATCAGCAGGAGTAAAGGTGAAGAATTCAAATGAATTTATGGCCGAAGAATTTTTCACATTTGACTTATTTAGCCATTtttaacaaattatttttatgtACAATTAACACCCttaaagacacattttcactttctatAGACTGGAATTGACATCGAAAGAATTGATATGTATGCTCACCACGTAGAAGACACAAGTTAACTTATTACTGCTTGCAATAATTGCTTTTCGTTTTTCATTCACTGAGGAGGTCTGGAGAGGATAGCGTGACCTCAGGTGAAGCTGCGTCAGGAAACCCCCACGGCAGAGAAGTCAATCTCACGGTGAAGACGAGAACCCCAATCCAGCTAAAGGACATCAAACCATGTACCAATTATCCTCATCTGTGAAACTTCAGCCTCATGAAAGTAGGACACAACCACTCCTGAATTATCGTCGCAGCAGGATCGGGCTGACCAAACACAATTATCAACGTGGCGACCGACAACAAagaacacacaaagacacacaaactGCAAAGGTGTTATTAGACAATTTTGGTAGGAATGAATACTTTGTTGTGTCGCTGACGCAATAGACGAGTGCATGTGTTGATTCCTGCATCCACCCAACGAGCACCTCAGAACTCCACAAAGGGATTTATTAGTCAATTGAAGAGTGGATTGAGTTTTGCAGATCTGGCTACAAAGTATCAGGAACAGAATTCGATGATGTCATTAATTGAATACCTCTTCTGACAGTCTCAATCCAAAGTGCACTTTATTGTGTttttaaagtcagactttgcATTCTCATATCTCATTCTGACTGGGTGTACTTAATGAAGTGGCTTGGTGTACCTAAAGAAATGCCTTTCCATTTAAAACGAGTATGAAGATATtagtgcagatttttttttttttttttaaaggacttAGTGTGACTTGACTTTGCTAATGTCTGTTAGACAGACACTAAGCCCGCTTTTTAGTTTTGACCAGGCCTTTTTCCACTAGGCAGCGATAGAACTCTTGAATGTACGTGTAAATGCACTTCCAGTCGGGCTCCTTCATCCGGACCAAGTCTTCGGGGTCCAGCAGTGGGGGGCAGCCGGCCAGTCTCCTACAGACGGAGGAGGAGCATCAACGTTAGAGTCAAAAAACAACACGGACATTCACACAACATGGCGACACAAGGAAGAAGTACTAACTCTGCGGTGGTGAACGCCAGTTGGAAGTTGTCTCTGGGCTTGTTAGGGTTCAGGGTGGAATACTCAAAGGCGTCTGGGAAGAAGCGGTGCACCAAAGCGCAGAAAGCTATGCCGTCCTTCCAGCTGGAGGAGAAATTGTGGATGTCCACCCCCTAAAAGAGCAAAGACAGTTGCTGTGAGAAAAGACAGCAGAGCAAGTCACAGCAAAAGGACAGCGGAGACATGATGACCTCATATGGTTCCGTTTTGGCTTTGCACCAATCCAGAAGCATCTGCTTGACGTTTTTCGCATTGGGTGCTGCAGAGGGGGCGCATTTCTGGGTGGCTTGAGCAAAACTCACTTTACTGAGGAGAAGTGGAGAAGAGTACACATTTGGTCGTTTTTAACTGGATTGTGCTTGCTGCCCCAGAAGTGATTTTCATGTTTATGCCAATTATGACTTTATCACCAATCTACATTAAAAGAGTTGCATGCAAATCCAGGTTGTGTCCCGAGGATTCCTTGGATGCACAAGAAATAATGCTTGACCTCAACTAAACATAATTTATAACTCTCACATTCATattagtgagaaaaaaaaatcatatttaatttgaaataaattgcTATGAATAAATACTTCACCTTAATAATAGACATAAAGACTCACCTGCCTGCTGTCATGGAGGAGGCTGGTCGACCTaacgaaaaaaaaagcatcaaatgAATGTTGCAAAACTCGTGCAATTCAATAATATGAGAGCATCATCACTGTTTGTTGCAGGCTGCTGGTTGACAGGTGCTCTCGCTGCACCCCCACCCGGCGTCCCGCCTTTGCTCAATCCCTGCTGCTTTAAGTCTCGCTGCCGGGACCCTCGCTCTTGCTCACGCTTGTCTGATGAGGAGTTTCGGTTGTTACATGATGTTTGAAGTGGGGAGGTGGGGCAAACACTTTTCACACTCACTCTACACCTTGAGCTCACCTCGCTTCTTCTTCAGCAGGTCCCTCAACGCAGCACGGATGAGTCGCCGCTCTTCAAATTCTGAAGCATTgtccagctaaaaaaaaaaaaaaacactttcactGAATAGCTGTCCAATGTGATGAGGGGTTAAAATGATGCTCAATTTTAATGTGTaatgtttatttggtttattattGTAGTCAGTCTATTAGAGAAATCCTTCCAATAATTATTCAGTTACATAAGAAGCGCATGATATTAGAAATGCTTCAAGGATGACGCAAACCAGTTCTACATCAATCTACAAGCACAACATATTCACAATATGCCCATTTTTGTCAAGACAGCATTTTTGGTAGAGCTCTCGGGTGTGCCTAATATTATGGCCTATACTAGAAGATAGCTCACCATCTTGTTGAGAACATCCTCATCTTCTATAGCAGCAAGTTGTTCGCTGGTCACGCTCGCCCTCGGTCCGTGTTCTTGTTGAGGCTTGGGCTCCATCACTGATTATAATGTTCTAATGGTTGAAAGAAATGACACGGGGAATCCAAGGAGGACATTCCCCGGCCCTTGTTAGTACGAAGAATGTAAACTGAGAGGAAACATGCAGAAGTGGCTCTCGGCGTCACTGCAGCGACTGGCCCAGTGTTTGGAAAAACACGTACAAATATAGTAATGTAGCAGAGAGAGAGCGGGAATCAGATAAGGCCAGGGAAAGCCCTAATAAAGCAATGGGTGCAAGGATAATGACATTGGAGCATGTCAACTCCATGCAGGAGACCCTCACCTGTTCTCTTCAGGGGTTATTCGTTCATCGCTTCCGTCTCATTTCAGCATTGCTTACATTTTTGGAAGGAGGCTACTTACAGAAGTAAGGAGAAGCACATCAGTCATCTTTCTCTGGATCCTGCCTGTTAAAACAACTGCATTTTTATAGTTAGAGATAAAAAAAAGCTGACAACTATAAATATTCAATTAATATGAATAATTAGTGTATCACTTATCTCACTGGTTAGCCGGTAATTTAACAGGTTTGAATGTGATTGGGTAATTTTGAACACACACTAATCCCCATTTATGAGGGTGTGTACACTTATGCAACCAGATTATCATAATATTCAATTTTATTCACCCCTCAAATATATAGATAGTGTTGGTCCTATTAAAGAGGCACACACTTTTCCATGTTATGAAAACATCTGGATTTATGGTGatcatgaaaatattttgttggcATTCGAACGTTGGCGGTAAGATCAGACAAAAGAAAGTttgcagtttttctttttatttttgaggCATCATCCCCAGAATAAAGCGCTCATTCGGGTCACTAGTCTAATCTGGTAGTTTTAGTAGTACAATAAAAGTTGATTAAATTTGCGACAGGCCTAGAAAATTTGTATCGGTTAAGTCTTCAACACTGGTGAACACAGTGTAACccaaacggacaaaaaaaggtGCAACAAGAAAGTTATACGATTCAAAAGTAAGTTCTTGTACCAGTCCGTTTATTTCTATTGAAGAGACAGCAGATTGTATTTGCATGATTCCCCACCACACATAAATTTGCCTCCAAACAAATTGGCAAACATCTCTTCCGTAGAATGTCTCAATAAGGCCTAATGCAAACTGTCGACTTGCCATTTTGGACAATAAAAATACATCATGTAAAtcataataaaacaacaaatacaTCCAACCAGCAGCAGTGAACCTAATCAGTGCACTAGTGTTCACTGCCAAAGATGAACATGCGTTTTGCTCGTAACATGTCAGTGCTACTTTCATTTTTTCGGTAGCGTGCAACAAAAGCTGCTTGAGGTAACTCGATCAACCCAATATTGAACAGAGTGCCatctggagggaaaaaaaaaaaaagtggttcatgaagcaattttGAAGCTTCCTTTTCCCATCTCTACTAAATTACTGAAATAAATCGTTTTTCCACCACAAGATTGGCTTTGGTGTCCCTCAGGTGTGTAACCAATTTGACACAGCAGTGCAATGAACAAACGTAAACGTTTTGCTTGCTCGCatggcgcgcgcacacacacacacacacacactgacgcacgcacacacacgcttacATGTGGAGAAGGAGGAAATGTCCCATCAACATCCTGGGGGTCTTTGGGTACAGGGGAAGCTGCATTCAACATTCCGCCTGACACCCGACAACACGAACACTGACGTTTGTGCAAGACATTTCAAAGCCAGTGACTGGTCCTaacgttaaaaaataaatatatttagatagatatattttaaatgagAGTGTGGAGGGAAATTTGTCATCAAATGATAGTAAACAATATATAAAGAAGCATTgtcatcgtcaagcagaagtccaaatattaaaacaatgtCTTCTGCAGTAATTCAAGGCTGCAAGATGGAAGCATCTTCTTTTTGATTGGTATGTTTTAGGGCACAGAAACTGAGCTAATTATGATTCTCCCTCACAAATTAACCTATCTTTGTTCTCGGTAAAGTTCCAATAGTTTTTCTTTCTGAAATATAAAACATCTGCCTCAGCTAAATGAAGTTTGGGAAAACACCACTTCCG
It encodes the following:
- the LOC133163118 gene encoding inositol polyphosphate 5-phosphatase K, whose amino-acid sequence is MNRTRQNPSKALPHGHKMQPGPCAQTRQDLGPPRGPPEIAQDNHLTQNPPAARDLIQSKYGSAPVALTNISRPRPTALGAKPPPRPIMVPPKDIDLMPVCIPAPQSAKVLPCSPSESLVSPRSPQNPLSPKSSLSPPPAGNTTQAQSDKSSGDNDDFRVYIATWNVGSAVPPDDVSALFGPNVSDGSVDMFVIGLQEVNSMINKRLKDALFSDQWSELLMDTLSPFGYVLVASQRMQGVLLLVFSKFVHLPFLRGVQTQSTRTGLGGCWGNKGGVSARMTLFGHPVCFLNCHLPAHMRNLEQRMEDFESILQQQQFEGGTATGVLDHDVVFWFGDLNFRIEDYDIHVVKGAIDSNKLPMLWERDQLNMAKSTESILEGFLEGPLKFPPTYKFDVGTHTYDTSAKKRKPAWTDRILWRLRHTGSPVPTHNAALQRGLTSWLGGATKVTQHTYKSHMAFTISDHKPVSAMFSLHFPFRVDMPLVEMQANKEWFKVSDATVKFTFASNYHRSSWDWVAIYKVGFRHYKDYQAYVWAKGEHSGQVSFSEEDLPRDDCEYILGFYSNNMNSIVGVLTNIQIKLPIHSPSAHRSDSSEISSEDDSTLVLLAPNSRSPSPKPIKHHHCRHRRSRSPAVPALSSNPLPSLQGLSLCPLPKETGSRSPGCISKKERLFSAGSLSSPVVSPLSPRSPVSPGSGVTAPEALIAAIIGEHRPTQVSHSGLKQIGHAGKNNPS
- the smtna gene encoding smoothelin produces the protein MEPKPQQEHGPRASVTSEQLAAIEDEDVLNKMLDNASEFEERRLIRAALRDLLKKKRDKREQERGSRQRDLKQQGLSKGGTPGGGAARAPVNQQPATNSRPASSMTAGSKVSFAQATQKCAPSAAPNAKNVKQMLLDWCKAKTEPYEGVDIHNFSSSWKDGIAFCALVHRFFPDAFEYSTLNPNKPRDNFQLAFTTAERLAGCPPLLDPEDLVRMKEPDWKCIYTYIQEFYRCLVEKGLVKTKKRA
- the LOC133163141 gene encoding uncharacterized protein LOC133163141 isoform X2, translated to MQLFTVIMTTKASTVVKDRLQVAETESGVKNVTRHLAQEKPTRAVVMPRKGKVGSSDGRPSKKRKAITMEVKLDIVKRSKRGETPTNIGRVLDLSRSTVATIIKDQDRILEHVKASPHMKSTIISKQYSGLMMEMERQLVIWLDDRHQQRLPVSLVLIQQEAKRLYETLKSQKGEGSEEKSFVASRGWFMRFKARANLRNLRVEDEPANNENEAGSDFPTALAETIREGVNKCCAQQVLGEGLFSNPPLINKMETEPRQNAGEDTLTPKFTCKSLAAGFLLIEEGLLKFKAEDTDTARYARVFKGVMDNLRCYKDIWEKEKKVSFQSNLERFFKMVERPTSDPTLDPVADPEPSTSSTPSPPVASSSPTKK
- the LOC133163141 gene encoding tigger transposable element-derived protein 1-like isoform X3 translates to MPRKGKVGSSDGRPSKKRKAITMEVKLDIVKRSKRGETPTNIGRVLDLSRSTVATIIKDQDRILEHVKASPHMKSTIISKQYSGLMMEMERQLVIWLDDRHQQRLPVSLVLIQQEAKRLYETLKSQKGEGSEEKSFVASRGWFMRFKARANLRNLRVEDEPANNENEAGSDFPTALAETIREGVNKCCAQQVLGEGLFSNPPLINKMETEPRQNAGEDTLTPKFTCKSLAAGFLLIEEGLLKFKAEDTDTARYARVFKGVMDNLRCYKDIWEKEKKVSFQSNLERFFKMVERPTSDPTLDPVADPEPSTSSTPSPPVASSSPTKK
- the LOC133163141 gene encoding uncharacterized protein LOC133163141 isoform X1, which codes for MQLFTVIMTTKASTVVKDRLQVAETESGVKNVTRHLAQEKPTRGKTVVMPRKGKVGSSDGRPSKKRKAITMEVKLDIVKRSKRGETPTNIGRVLDLSRSTVATIIKDQDRILEHVKASPHMKSTIISKQYSGLMMEMERQLVIWLDDRHQQRLPVSLVLIQQEAKRLYETLKSQKGEGSEEKSFVASRGWFMRFKARANLRNLRVEDEPANNENEAGSDFPTALAETIREGVNKCCAQQVLGEGLFSNPPLINKMETEPRQNAGEDTLTPKFTCKSLAAGFLLIEEGLLKFKAEDTDTARYARVFKGVMDNLRCYKDIWEKEKKVSFQSNLERFFKMVERPTSDPTLDPVADPEPSTSSTPSPPVASSSPTKK